GTGTCCTTTCTCATCAACGTTTTCTTCAAATTACCcaagttttatttagtaaccATCTTATTTAATCGGCTTTTAGATTActactctttttcttttctctagTTGAATTACATCTTTTTCGTTACACGACGCGTCTGACTGACTCGGATATCTAAGCAAATTGTTTCTCACAAAAACACTGTGCTTAAAATCATTCGTTAACGTTATATTTCCTTCTTCCGATAGATATCTATCTATTCTGAATCGTAATTGATTTCATTGTGTCTGTTTATCGTGACcctaaacatttttcatttctattaacGACTAACCTCATTTTATACAGTACCGTTCGTTCGATCATCGGAAGCGTGTCGTCACACATGTTAACACCGCGTGCTCCATTTCGATCTTGAAGGAACGACTAAAACGGATAATCATATTATTTCAACTCTTCGATAGTAGGACAAATGTTATTGTCATAAACGATTGTCTCTACGATTAAACAAATGGAGTAGGAATTCATTTACAAGTAAATAAATCAACTATGTACACATTCTAATTTATAACTATCGTACTTGTCATTGGCTTTTTAATCGATTACTTTTCTTTAACAAAACATTTCTGCGACACGATGCTTTAAAATTCAGAAAAGAAACGATTCTATTCAGAAAGTGTTTTGCAACAAATAGAAGCAACCGCTTAATTCGTTCAGGCATTACACGCCATGATTTCACCGGCGACAATACTGGTGGCGAGGCATTCCGCGGACACGcgaaattaattcttatattaccttCGTTTTACCAGAACTGGATATTTACTTGTAACCGTTTCTCGTGCTTTACCACGGTTACCCATCTCGGCACAACGACTTTTCTTCTACAGGATTTCATACGACTTGCATCGACTTATTCTGAATCGATCAATTGGTTCGAAGTTGCATTGAATCGTCGATGAAAAATCAGAGTTTCGGTTCCTGCCAAATTATTCTGACATGTGGGATTATAACAGACAGCGAAGCAGCGAGAACAACACGCCGTGCTTTCGGACACATCTTATGGACTGTTATCGTACCAATATAATACACTCGGTGTCTCGGAAATACAGTCAAGTATCTTCGACTTTGTTTGGACATTGTTTCTACACCGAAGCTTCCAACATCGAATATAGGGAGCCGCGCCGACCCGAGGGTGCAATCGATGGGGGGCGGCAATAAACGAGTATCTAATATTCATTCGAAGCATCTAGTATTCTCAGTTGAAACGGATCGCAAACGATTTCTGAAACTTCAAAATGACAATTCAGTTTGTCGAGCTTTTAAAGGGAGGCCAATCAAAGCTTACACCCGGCCGGCAAATGTCTTTGGCGTGCCCCTGCGAGTAGACATTGTCGAGAGACTGTTTCGAACGTTAGAGCCCGGGAAGTGGTTGTGCATGCGACACGCGGATAATTGACAAGAAAGGACATTTCGAATAGTACGCGTACCGATGGAGAGTTGAAATGGTATTTCTCGTTTCGTCCGTTGGACGACTCCCATCGGAATCCAATTGGTGGGAACGGGGCACAGGATAGTTGAGGACACCGCGTAGAAGAGCGCGCTAAGTGGGGTGGCGCTGTTTCGTGCGCGCGGTGTGCGCCGTGTGCGTGTACCTCGAGACGCGCAATGGCCGCCGTGACCTGACGTGCGGTGGTTCAATGTCAATTGTCTTTAATTTTCCCGTTTTAATTCGCCGTTCCACGCCCACGAAAATGCGCGCCACCTCGTCATGCACACAGTCGACGCAGCTCTGCGATACCGTGCACTTGGACAACGACGACAGGCTGCTCTGGCTCTCGGGTAACACAGTCTCCCCACGAATGTTTCCATCGTCTCCGAGAATCACCGTGGAAATCGACACGCGACCGAGCGTGTCGAAAGAGTGTCCGCTCAGTTTGCATCCTGCGGATGATCGGTCGGGAAAAACGAGCCAGTGAATATGCATTTCCGACGTGTACCCCCGTCGGGCAGCTTTCGTGTCTCGTGAAAGTGGACCCCTTGCGGAACACGTTCCCGATAGCCGATTTTTCGTACGCGAGAACAGTCGGAGCCGAGAGGAAGTGCCAATTGACGGTTTAATGCGCGCATTACTACGGAACACGCTGTGCGCTAGTGCTGGTCCCGGCCTGTGTTTCATACCAAAGACGATTTTCTGTGCGGAGCAACGCCGATTCGAACCGAGGATCAGTCGCAGAGGCAACAAGTGGTTTTGTGCGTACCGAGGATGGGTAAAGCTTGCATATGGCTTTGAGCCACGCTTTACCGACCTGTGCCCCGCTATCGTGTGTCGTGCTGACGAGAAAAGGCGGTCGACAATTGACAACCAACAATCAGCAATCGAGGATCGAGGGGCAAGTACAACAGTAGGATTTTTGCCGCGACGCGTTCGTCGACTACGAACCACGAACTGTGCACGACATTTCACAAAAGATGAATTTTCTCTGATCGTTTCGAGCGTATAATGCAACGGGAAAATATATTCCGCGAACGCGGTGCAATTAGAAAAGTAAGAATATTCAACGATTAAGCTGAcattgttcgttcgttcgttgcttTTTTCGAAAGGTATGTATACACATGTGTAAGAGAATGTACATGTATGTATACAGAGTTCTCGTCGAGtctttttctttcaatgtttgCACATTATAGACTATAGACTAAGGAAAAGTCGTTTTGAGGCTTATGTTCGTAGCTCGATGACTAACCGGCTGGTATGCCGAGAGctgatttattcgaataacctGCATAATGGACACGGATCGTGGACGTAATTATATCGAGAATGCTAGGCCTACAGTAACCGTAGTACACTTACTCTGCACGATGGAGTAGTTCTCGATTAAACTTTCCATCGGGAAATTTCTCTGTGACTGGACAAATTACGTGTGCCTGACTGATTTCATTGTGGCCAGCCACACGATAGCGCGGTAAATATCTGCAACCTGATCGGGATATCTAGGAAAGCAGCTTCTACGTGTTTAAACGCGATTACGTTGCGCGGCAAATTTGAAAAAGATATCTTGATCGTCCGCAGGATCACTAATGTTCATGGGAAATGCTATATTCCATTTACTTTTATCGTCGTCGTTTTAAACGCTACCGTGAACAAGCACGAATATTGCTTGAAAAATCAGTTGAAACGTTTCCCGCGTAAGTTCTACTTTAGGAAGAAATCTTTTAGCAATTCTTTACTACTTGTCGATGTTCACTTTTCCTGTTCCGGTCGCACCTTACCTCTCTTCCGatatttttttcctttatcTGTGTTCCATTTTccttgttttccttgttttccttttttcccttttttcccttttttcccttttttcccttttttcccttttttcccttttttccctttttttttgtaTCGTCAACATTCGACATTTTTCGTCCCGTTTTCCAACTGTCATATATACAAGTTATCAGATGCGATAAATGTTTGGTTCCATTTGAAACCAAACATTTGTTCGTGTTATCTGTATGTGCTCAGAGTATAGACAaccaatataattttattaaacgttcAAATTACCGACAATAAAGATTACAATACAAGATTGCAATAAAGATAAAGTATTGAAATTTGTACATTTCATTACTTGTCATATTACGTTATTTTAGCGTGTGTGTACCATTTTCTCGTGTCAAACTCAATTTAGCGCATCGATTGGAGATTACCAAGATGATCGCGGTAGTTGCGTCactttgaaagaaattgaacAACTGATTAACCTTCCGCGGTCGTATTCATTTTACATACAAATCTCAACTGTATCGCTCGTTTAtcaaatactataatattttccaTCGTCTCTTTCGcagaaattattttagtaataaatattgcaattattttcattttacccgaccgcaaagggttcacGATGCACGATATGAAACGTGTTACACTGCAAATAGTAATCTTTGAACATTAAGAAAAGAGTATACTGTGTATATCTGTATATCtaaagaagaaacgttggacTTGATGGTTAATCAAGATGTACTTGTAGCGtagaaagaatgaaaatgtttgcgTTCGTTTTGTTTGCCGCCACCAACTCCTTGTTTTCATTTAACACAAAGTGTCTCGCGGTTACTGAACACGCTTCGACTCTCGGTCTTTCCTTTTCCTTCACTGGCGTTGTCCTTTTCTCCGTCCTTTTTCTACGCCATCCGAAAGTGTTTTCCTTCCGGTCCCGTTGAGCGTTGCAAGTGTCCAAAGTTCACCGTATGTCTGTCGATTATCTGCTACGCCTTCGCAAACACGTAGGGACAAAGGTATATCGAGCCTTGTCTTTCatttatgattttcatttacCATCGTGTAACTgtatttaatcaattaacacGATCAGTCTAAAATCTCTGACAGATTGAACCCGCGTTCTTACCGATTGTAAAGACCAATGGTAAAGACATTATAAAGATAAAGATTAAACATGGTAAATTTCTAACAAAACTTGTTCCATCCACAGGTTCGAGCGGTGAAGTTTAGATGTACCGACGGTGGAACGATCATCGGTGATTCACCGAACCGTGAACTGCTTAATACAAGCAGCCACGCGAAATGTTACTTTCGTATTTCGCGGGGAAATCGTGTCTGACCAAGCAACGATTGCGGGAACTGCAGGAAAAGTGTTGCAAGGCTACGAATGCACTTGACTGGAACGTATACAGCGAAAAGAAATTGTACAAATATCCTGCAAACGATGATACGTCGTTACTGGACACCGTGCTGGACAATTGAAAAATGAACATAACGAAAGGGAAATGTTTCTCGCCTCGAACAAATAGGAATAGTAAGAAATAATCGAGGCTGTGACGACGATGGAATGTTTCCAAAAAATGTTACAAAGTTGAAATGCTGGATGAAATTTCCAGGAGCAATTATATCGAAAATTCTCGCGATTCGTTCTCTTCGACTACAACACgacaaaggaaaaaggaaaaaggaacgatTATGCTGTCGCTGCCACGGTGTATTCGGTGATCGAAACTCCTCCTGATTCGCAAACAAGTGACAACCCGCGAGAAGACGGTCGCGCGATCGAGCAAATATCAAACAGATAAATTGCAACATTGTCATCTTGATCGATGCACTCTCTCTCGTTACCGTGGTATTCTCTTCGTTACTCGTAAGGAAATAGTCTTCGCTAAAACTATGGAGAGAGAAGAGGCCGTAGTACCGGATGCGCCTTGGTATGCGACAGTTTTCGAATACTGGAGAAACAGGAATCGAGTGGGTCCCGGGAAAGTAGAGCTTCCCGATTGCGACTTTTTCATCGTCGGTCCGCGTCGAACCCTGAGAATTCTGAAACCGTCCCTGAAGAGCGGCTGGTATTACGAGAGTACCAGCAACGACAAACCGGAATCTATCGCCGACAATTTCTTCGCCCGTTGGTCCAGAAGACCCCATTCGTCTGGGAATTGCAGGTGTTCCTTTCGGCAGTCTCGCCGCTTGAGCACCACCGAGGAACAGATTATATCCGCAGAGTTGAACAGAATTCGAACGAGTCTTTGCGAAGCCGAGAAGAACGAGCGAGCGATTCAAGAGTTGGAACAAAGGGTGTCGATGAATTTGCAGAGACTTCAAGTCACCGAAAGTCAACCAACGAAACCGGAATCGGAGGACGCGGCGCTTGCGATCACCAATCAAATGGTTGCGAAAGATCCTCGAGTGGACGAGAAAACGATGAAAAATCAAATCGTGAAGGACCTAGAAAGGTACATCAACATACTTCTCGAGGAGATTCTCGACGACACTGTGAAATACATTGCCGGTGCCGAAAATACTCTGAAAAGGAACAAGAGCTCGCCTCGCCGATCGGACAAGGATAAACGGAATTGCAGCAAAAAGAAACCATCCAACGATCGTTGCTTCGATAACGAACAGTCATTCAACGACATAAACTTGTCCCTTGATCCGGATCGGATTGCGAAACAACCGAACGAACCGAACCAGTGCAGAAATGAGATATCGAGTAACGAGGAGGGATACGTTAATCGCGGCTTCATTGGCTCCTCGACAGATCCGGACGCGCTCGACTTTTACTTGCGACGTTCGGCCGCAACGCAAGTCACCCTAGAACAGTTCGACTGTATCGATTCGGGGATAAACAGCGTTGAGACGATAGAGTTCCAGCCGGATCAAGAGCCCAGCCTCGAGCAATCCTTGCTGAAGATCATCGACGAGAGACTCGGCAGAATATCCTTGCCTTTGAGGAACAGTTGGGAGGACTTGTGTGGCACAGGTGGCCAGGACAACGATCCCCAGGGCCAGCCGACAAAGAGAGCGGACGGAAAGGTGATTCCGAGAACCGGTGAGCATCTGGGCAATGATGGAGGCAGCAGCGCCGAGAGATCGGAGGTCACCGAGAAGAATGATGCGGAAAGCAACAAGCCGCAGAATCCGAGCGTTCAAGCCGCCGGAGGAATCGATATCTCGACGGATAATCTCGCGGCTAGGGAACCGGCAATGCTCGATCTCAAGGAGCCAGAGGATATTGTTAACGAGCACAGTTTCGAGAATTTGCGACTGGAATTGAACGGCAGCGGGAACGGATCCTCCTTCAAGTTCAACAAAGCTAACGCCATGTCGAAGCTGCGGAAGAAGCTGTGCGCGAACCCGGCTGCGTCCGACGAGTCTTTCGAACAGATTCGCTCGACCGAGATGATGGCGCCGTCGTTGCAGCTCAAGAAGGAACCGCCGCCGGCCCCTATTGAGCTCGAAGATTACAGGAAAATGTGGCCGAACATCGAAGAGACGTCTGCGACCGCTTACGAACAGAATCCTCGCGATTTCGTTACTTTCAGGAAGACCCGAAAGCCGATGATCGTATTCATCCACGGGTTTGGATCGTCCGCAGATATCTTTGAGCATCAGCTTCGGTATTTCTCTGCTTTGGGCTATCCTTGCATCGCACCGGACATGCTGGGGCACGGCATGAGCTCGGCACCTGGTCGCTCCAGGGATTATCACTTTAACAAACTGCTCAAGGATCTCGACACCATCCTCTGCCATTACGCGTTCAAACCCGGACAGAAGTGTGTTCTGGTAGCGCACAATTACGGGTAAACACTCCTTTTATTACCTTCCCTTTCACTCTGCTTTCCGAACATCCGCAAAACCTTGTCGTCTCTCTACTCGGCGCTTACTTTCAAACTCTCCGAAAATCACAAGATCGCTTTCCGCGTACGCTTTGCCATTTGCAAACTAAAATAACGAACATTTCTCAAATTcctatttcttcattttcttttgtcGCAGATGCAGTTTCGCGGCTGCCTTGGCCTGTAAATACGACAGTTGCATACACCAGCTAGTCTTAATATCCGGAGGTGGTCCAACTCCTTTAGCAGCACCCAGCAGCGAAAGCGCCGGTCACTGTTGCCTCCGAGCAATCCTCGCGCCTTTTTTAATGTGTGGCCTTCACAGAGATATACTATATTCCGCAAAGGGCCGTCAACACCCTTACTGCGGCCCCGAACCACCGGAACAATGGCCCTCGCACATGAAATACGTTCTAGACGGCATGGTTTGGCCAGATGGTGACTACATTTTCCATAGAAGGATATGCACACCGACGCTTCTTATACATGGTTTAAGGGACAACAAAGTGTCATTGGTGCAAGAATGCCAAATGGAAAGAGTACGTTTTTAAATGCTATCCCTCTATATCTCGAATTCTCGGTACGATGTTTTCCCTCGACCCATAGAAAATCCTCGTGGGTCTCGCGACCAAACTGATTTCACGGAATATTTTTCTTACGAGGCCCTTAAAATACCAACTACGTGTTCTCCCCTTCAGATCGTAGTTCCACTCGTCAGAGATGAAACATTCTTCCCGTACAACAGGGATAATTCGACTGAACGGAGGACACGGACGGAGGTCTATTTGGTATATACAGATACCAAGTTACAGACAATATGGTACAACTCGCACGGGGGTAACATTGGATTCAATTTCAATACGTACTTGAAAATACAAACAtaagtttcttatttattattcaacattgGAATCGTATGTAACGTTATACAAGAGTCGCTCAAGAAGTAAATTATGCGATCCTGCAACTTTCGTTCTGAGAGAGATATTTATGATACGTTACATTAAAAGCGCGTCTAACATTAATATGCATATCCGATAGGACCTTCACGGATGAAAAAGTAAAAGTGCGTATAGATAAAAGACTCCATCTAATCAGTCAGTCGTTAACCCCGTCGGAcccaatttatttatttcacaaaaactCTGTTCCTTTACCTATCTCATCGACAAACCACTCTTATTCGATGCACTATCAGTAATGACGTATATTTCGAGTAAAATATAGTAATGTACACTAGTTTTTTCATCGAAACAGGCTTAAAACAAAGGTGTCCATCTTTCCTAATACATGGTTGCCCGtcagaattttcatattttctcttCTCTTATCTATGGAAGCAGTGAAACcttatatattacaatacacGTCATGTCTGAACTGGTGTAGTGTGTGACGCAAAGCATTACAAAACGGGCAGCACCGCGAAACTTTTCGACGAGTACCACGCACAGTAGAAACAACCTTAACACGGATATCGGAAAATTGGACGGGATCTTTCTGCAACAacctttttctaatgaaaataacTTGTTCTCTTCCATGTATTTATCTTTTCAGTCactaaagaatatattttatccatctatatttctaataaaacgaATACTTTTGCATCATTGAAGACttctatttgtatttgttttcgTGTTCGTATTCGTATTCGTATTcgtatttctatattatacgtTTCTCAAtgattaaagaatatttcatatttttctcacGTTTTTTACTTTTTGTATTAACTGCAGCTTTTATGTTGAATCTTTTCAGACCATGCTTAAAGCTTTCTTGGAAGCAATTCCAGCAGCTGACCATACACCCATGACTGACTGTCCAGAACAAGTGAATCACatgatacattgttttatagatttgtggaaaaataaaaagtgGTAGCGGTAATATAGTTAGGTCTATATGATATACAGAATAGAcactttgtaaaatatattattgcatAATAAGATTATATTTGAATCAAGTTCATTATACGGGTATTCGATTCATTTGTATATGTTGAAAGAAAAAATTAGATGCCTTGTGCGTAATTCGATGTGGCGAATTTATGCATCGAAACAAAGATTATAACCTATTGTATACAACCTAGTTTTATACTAgtgaacattcatttttatagatACTATTTTATACGATTGTAGCGGCAAAACAAATCCAAAAAAACAAGTTTTTTACCAACACTTTGAAAACGTTTTGCGATAATGTGCAGCTACGGCTGGTTACTGATATTATTCTCATTAAAGTTGATTCATTCTATGACACAACTGTGCCAAAATCTGTGCACACGGTTGTTGCAGTGATTCTTCAAATTGAAGCGGTTCTAACGAAGGTTGTAAAGGTcgatttgtaaatgaaattgtaaaatattatgtagAGGCTATGCGGTAGCGTATAAGTTATACCAAAGATGATTTATACAATGTGATTTTCTCTATTCTACCAGAGTATAACTTATTcgtttacaataaaattgtgtACAGATACATTTGATTTATCGACAATTGTATTTATAAGTCTTATTCCACGTATTCCTGTCAGCCATCTATTCGATCGTCATGTATGTTTGTGTTAtcaagaatcgagtaatatcaGCGATTTAAGAGTAACTTTTGATTAAGTGGATTTTCCGGAGACTTCATCCATTCCTTCTTCAGTATTTGTTTTAATTGACTTAACCTTAGCGTAGGATTTTGTTCTTTCACGATAGGCATCATCCTTTCTTCGAAACTCGCATACGCAGCTTTCACACGTTTCTCTGGATGACGATCAGCTTCCGGTTCCTTTGTACTAAAATAGATAGTATTGCATTAAATACACTTGGAacgattcttttccttttttttcaactaaatcTCAAGGAAATTCATTAGTTTGGTCAAATTGTAATGTTACTTTTCTTCTTACCTTAAAATAGTTAAAGCTTCGTCTATACCATGTGCAGTTTCACCT
This is a stretch of genomic DNA from Nomia melanderi isolate GNS246 chromosome 1, iyNomMela1, whole genome shotgun sequence. It encodes these proteins:
- the LOC116428917 gene encoding uncharacterized protein LOC116428917 isoform X1, producing the protein MEREEAVVPDAPWYATVFEYWRNRNRVGPGKVELPDCDFFIVGPRRTLRILKPSLKSGWYYESTSNDKPESIADNFFARWSRRPHSSGNCRCSFRQSRRLSTTEEQIISAELNRIRTSLCEAEKNERAIQELEQRVSMNLQRLQVTESQPTKPESEDAALAITNQMVAKDPRVDEKTMKNQIVKDLERYINILLEEILDDTVKYIAGAENTLKRNKSSPRRSDKDKRNCSKKKPSNDRCFDNEQSFNDINLSLDPDRIAKQPNEPNQCRNEISSNEEGYVNRGFIGSSTDPDALDFYLRRSAATQVTLEQFDCIDSGINSVETIEFQPDQEPSLEQSLLKIIDERLGRISLPLRNSWEDLCGTGGQDNDPQGQPTKRADGKVIPRTGEHLGNDGGSSAERSEVTEKNDAESNKPQNPSVQAAGGIDISTDNLAAREPAMLDLKEPEDIVNEHSFENLRLELNGSGNGSSFKFNKANAMSKLRKKLCANPAASDESFEQIRSTEMMAPSLQLKKEPPPAPIELEDYRKMWPNIEETSATAYEQNPRDFVTFRKTRKPMIVFIHGFGSSADIFEHQLRYFSALGYPCIAPDMLGHGMSSAPGRSRDYHFNKLLKDLDTILCHYAFKPGQKCVLVAHNYGCSFAAALACKYDSCIHQLVLISGGGPTPLAAPSSESAGHCCLRAILAPFLMCGLHRDILYSAKGRQHPYCGPEPPEQWPSHMKYVLDGMVWPDGDYIFHRRICTPTLLIHGLRDNKVSLVQECQMERIVVPLVRDETFFPYNRDNSTERRTRTEVYLVYTDTKLQTIWYNSHGDHA
- the LOC116428917 gene encoding uncharacterized protein LOC116428917 isoform X2, which gives rise to MEREEAVVPDAPWYATVFEYWRNRNRVGPGKVELPDCDFFIVGPRRTLRILKPSLKSGWYYESTSNDKPESIADNFFARWSRRPHSSGNCRCSFRQSRRLSTTEEQIISAELNRIRTSLCEAEKNERAIQELEQRVSMNLQRLQVTESQPTKPESEDAALAITNQMVAKDPRVDEKTMKNQIVKDLERYINILLEEILDDTVKYIAGAENTLKRNKSSPRRSDKDKRNCSKKKPSNDRCFDNEQSFNDINLSLDPDRIAKQPNEPNQCRNEISSNEEGYVNRGFIGSSTDPDALDFYLRRSAATQVTLEQFDCIDSGINSVETIEFQPDQEPSLEQSLLKIIDERLGRISLPLRNSWEDLCGTGGQDNDPQGQPTKRADGKVIPRTGEHLGNDGGSSAERSEVTEKNDAESNKPQNPSVQAAGGIDISTDNLAAREPAMLDLKEPEDIVNEHSFENLRLELNGSGNGSSFKFNKANAMSKLRKKLCANPAASDESFEQIRSTEMMAPSLQLKKEPPPAPIELEDYRKMWPNIEETSATAYEQNPRDFVTFRKTRKPMIVFIHGFGSSADIFEHQLRYFSALGYPCIAPDMLGHGMSSAPGRSRDYHFNKLLKDLDTILCHYAFKPGQKCVLVAHNYGCSFAAALACKYDSCIHQLVLISGGGPTPLAAPSSESAGHCCLRAILAPFLMCGLHRDILYSAKGRQHPYCGPEPPEQWPSHMKYVLDGMVWPDGDYIFHRRICTPTLLIHGLRDNKVSLVQECQMERTMLKAFLEAIPAADHTPMTDCPEQVNHMIHCFIDLWKNKKW